In Desulfuribacillus stibiiarsenatis, a genomic segment contains:
- a CDS encoding phosphatase PAP2 family protein: MVNCQMKCRFLDVAFPIITHLGGATFTLLSLLFLMMFFSELRLVAAQSLLSLSLSHVIAHIIKKAYCRPRPYNVLSAVNLCAHPLKDYSFPSGHTTAAFAIAVMFSMYFSFLAPALIFMAFLVGLSRMYLGLHYPTDCIIGAFLGSFTSGIVVYVSKVLFLQ; encoded by the coding sequence ATGGTAAATTGTCAAATGAAATGTAGATTCCTCGATGTAGCATTTCCGATTATTACGCATTTAGGCGGTGCAACTTTTACGTTGTTATCTTTATTATTTCTAATGATGTTCTTTTCGGAACTTCGCTTAGTGGCAGCGCAATCACTGTTATCCCTAAGTCTTAGCCATGTGATTGCTCATATTATTAAAAAGGCATATTGCCGTCCACGCCCTTATAATGTCCTCAGTGCAGTCAACCTTTGTGCGCATCCACTTAAGGATTATTCCTTCCCATCAGGTCATACTACAGCTGCTTTTGCTATTGCTGTTATGTTTTCAATGTATTTCTCGTTTTTAGCACCAGCACTAATTTTCATGGCTTTTCTTGTAGGTTTATCGCGTATGTATCTCGGATTACATTATCCGACGGATTGTATTATAGGAGCTTTCTTGGGATCTTTCACATCAGGAATCGTCGTCTATGTATCAAAAGTTTTGTTTTTACAGTAA
- the rplT gene encoding 50S ribosomal protein L20 encodes MPRVKNGYTSRRRRKKVLKLARGYFGSKHSLYRTAKQQVMKSLMYAYRDRRQKKRDFRKLWITRINAAARINGLSYSNLIHGLKVAGVDINRKMLADLAVNDKTGFAQLATVAKEKLNA; translated from the coding sequence ATGCCAAGAGTCAAAAATGGCTATACATCTCGTAGAAGACGTAAAAAAGTATTAAAGTTAGCTCGTGGTTATTTCGGGTCTAAACATTCTTTATATAGAACAGCAAAACAACAGGTAATGAAATCATTAATGTACGCTTACCGTGACCGCCGTCAAAAGAAGCGTGATTTCCGTAAATTATGGATCACTCGTATTAACGCGGCTGCTCGCATCAATGGTTTAAGCTACAGCAATTTAATCCACGGATTAAAGGTTGCTGGTGTTGATATCAACCGTAAAATGTTAGCTGACTTAGCAGTAAACGATAAGACTGGTTTTGCTCAATTAGCTACTGTAGCGAAAGAGAAACTAAATGCTTAA
- a CDS encoding MGDG synthase family glycosyltransferase produces the protein MMKRILILSEPFGSGHTMVAKAIRDLIICNKAGWKVDVLELSSLLRPAISQMISFAYLQSLKYSPSLWAKIYKKTQYTPIPAHTQFLLRHLMYARIEAVIKEHQPDVIICTHPFPAMMISKLKKSGLHVMLCTVVTDYCFHSSWVNDGVDVYLLPSDNVFQEFIQFGVSPSKLKVTGIPVQPKFLIKSNKTLVRKKLGLADMPTILCMGGGLGVGFDKELIDMILTTQNIQILFVTGRNNRLYQMIETNGYDKDYVHLFSFVENVDELMDASDLMITKPGGVTCAEALVKKLPTLLLQPLPGQEEGNLLFMNKHQYSMYTPDGGSLNRCLESFSNNPTKFLDYFHIQYNNDNQDNVLEVLGSI, from the coding sequence ATGATGAAGCGGATATTGATATTATCAGAACCTTTTGGGTCTGGTCATACAATGGTGGCGAAAGCTATCAGAGATTTAATCATCTGCAATAAAGCAGGATGGAAAGTGGATGTCTTAGAGTTAAGTAGTTTATTAAGGCCTGCTATAAGCCAGATGATTTCATTTGCATATTTACAGTCCTTGAAGTACTCGCCATCGCTTTGGGCTAAAATTTATAAGAAAACTCAATATACACCGATTCCCGCACATACACAATTTTTACTTCGACATCTGATGTATGCAAGAATAGAAGCTGTTATAAAAGAACACCAACCGGATGTAATTATTTGTACTCATCCTTTTCCCGCTATGATGATATCGAAATTAAAAAAGAGCGGTTTACATGTTATGTTATGTACTGTAGTCACTGATTATTGCTTCCATAGTTCTTGGGTAAATGATGGTGTAGATGTTTACTTATTGCCATCAGATAATGTTTTTCAAGAGTTCATCCAGTTTGGAGTTTCTCCATCAAAATTAAAAGTTACTGGAATACCAGTCCAACCTAAATTTCTAATAAAGAGCAATAAGACACTAGTCCGTAAAAAACTTGGATTAGCGGATATGCCTACGATTTTATGTATGGGTGGTGGACTAGGTGTAGGATTTGATAAAGAGTTAATCGATATGATTCTAACTACACAGAATATCCAAATCCTTTTTGTTACTGGAAGAAACAATCGACTGTACCAAATGATTGAAACCAACGGATATGATAAAGATTATGTGCATTTGTTTTCTTTTGTGGAAAATGTTGATGAACTAATGGACGCTTCCGATTTAATGATTACAAAACCTGGAGGAGTCACTTGTGCAGAAGCATTAGTTAAGAAACTACCCACATTGTTATTACAGCCATTACCTGGGCAAGAAGAAGGGAATCTCTTATTTATGAACAAGCATCAATATAGTATGTATACACCGGACGGTGGAAGTTTAAATCGTTGTTTAGAAAGTTTCAGTAACAATCCCACTAAGTTTCTCGACTACTTCCATATACAATATAACAACGACAATCAGGATAACGTGCTAGAAGTGCTTGGTAGTATTTAA
- the rpmI gene encoding 50S ribosomal protein L35, whose protein sequence is MPKMKTHRGLAKRLKRTGTGKLKRSHAYTSHLFANKKQDQKRKLRKSATVSKGDQKRIAQLVTYL, encoded by the coding sequence ATGCCTAAAATGAAAACTCATCGCGGCTTAGCCAAGCGTCTAAAAAGAACTGGAACAGGCAAGCTTAAGCGTAGCCACGCTTATACAAGTCACTTGTTTGCAAACAAGAAACAAGATCAAAAGCGTAAGCTTCGTAAAAGTGCTACGGTTTCTAAAGGTGACCAAAAGCGCATTGCTCAATTAGTAACATATCTATAA
- the thrS gene encoding threonine--tRNA ligase — translation MIKITLKDGTIREFQQGMTIKEIAGEISPGLKKKAIAGKLNGKNVDLNTEVQADSELEIIVLDSEEGLKIYRHSAAHILAQAVKRLYPTAKFGIGPDIENGFYYDISLETPVSIEELPKIEQEINRVIKEDHKISREVLTREEALKRFAAAGEYMKEELISGLADDVEISIYHQGEFTDLCSGPHLESTGKLKNIKLLSVAGAYWRGNSDNEMLTRIYGVAFPKKEDLDEYLLFLEEAKKRDHRKLGRELDLFSFSDDAPGMPLYHPKGMVLRNQLESFWRDEHRKAGYQEIKTPIILNRRLWEQSGHWHHYGENMYFTKVDDIDFAVKPMNCPGAMMIYKSHLRSYRDLPIRLAELGLVHRHELSGALNGLLRVRSFTQDDAHLFVLPDQIEEEISGVISLVDRFYKVFGFEYEVELSTRPEKSMGSDELWERATTALVNVLQARGMNYKVNEGDGAFYGPKIDFKVKDCLKRTWQCGTIQLDFQMPEKFDLNYIGDDNQKHRPVMLHRVVYGSMERFTALLIEHFAGALPIWLSPEQVRIIPVSSVHNEYAKQVEQQLFAKDIRVTTDDRNEKLGFKIREGQMEKVPYILVVGDKEVENGGVSVRFRGDDLGFQMVNGFLDKVLLEVVEYK, via the coding sequence ATGATTAAGATTACTTTAAAAGACGGAACGATTAGAGAATTTCAGCAAGGAATGACAATTAAGGAGATTGCAGGGGAAATCAGCCCAGGTCTAAAAAAGAAAGCAATCGCAGGTAAGTTGAATGGGAAAAATGTAGACTTGAATACTGAAGTGCAAGCGGATTCTGAGTTAGAAATCATTGTATTAGACTCAGAAGAAGGTTTGAAGATTTACCGTCATAGTGCAGCGCACATTTTAGCGCAAGCAGTGAAAAGATTATATCCTACAGCGAAATTCGGAATTGGACCAGATATCGAAAATGGGTTTTATTATGACATATCTCTTGAAACTCCAGTGAGCATTGAAGAGTTGCCGAAAATCGAGCAGGAGATCAATCGTGTTATTAAAGAAGACCACAAAATTTCAAGAGAAGTATTAACTCGTGAAGAAGCATTGAAGCGTTTTGCTGCAGCAGGCGAATATATGAAGGAAGAGCTGATTTCTGGGTTAGCAGATGACGTGGAAATTTCTATTTACCATCAAGGAGAATTCACTGACCTATGTTCAGGTCCGCATTTAGAGTCAACCGGGAAACTAAAGAATATTAAGCTATTAAGTGTTGCCGGAGCATATTGGAGAGGGAATTCCGACAATGAAATGCTAACTCGTATTTATGGAGTTGCCTTCCCGAAGAAAGAAGACTTAGACGAATACTTATTGTTCCTAGAAGAAGCAAAGAAGCGTGATCATCGTAAACTAGGTCGTGAACTTGATTTGTTTAGCTTTTCTGATGACGCGCCTGGAATGCCATTATACCACCCGAAGGGGATGGTGTTGAGAAACCAATTAGAGTCTTTCTGGAGAGATGAACACCGTAAAGCTGGATACCAAGAGATTAAGACACCAATTATACTAAATAGACGATTATGGGAGCAATCGGGTCACTGGCATCATTATGGTGAGAATATGTATTTTACAAAGGTAGACGATATAGATTTTGCTGTGAAGCCGATGAACTGCCCTGGTGCGATGATGATTTATAAGTCTCACCTAAGAAGTTACCGCGATCTTCCAATCCGCTTGGCTGAATTAGGTCTAGTACATCGCCATGAACTTTCAGGTGCACTCAATGGATTGTTACGCGTTCGTAGCTTTACGCAAGATGATGCGCACTTATTCGTTTTGCCAGATCAAATTGAGGAAGAAATCAGTGGCGTGATTTCATTGGTTGACCGTTTCTATAAAGTCTTTGGCTTTGAGTATGAGGTAGAACTTTCCACAAGACCTGAAAAGTCAATGGGTTCTGATGAGCTATGGGAACGCGCTACAACTGCGTTGGTAAATGTACTACAAGCCCGTGGTATGAATTATAAGGTGAATGAAGGGGACGGAGCATTCTATGGTCCAAAGATCGATTTCAAGGTTAAAGATTGTCTGAAACGTACTTGGCAGTGCGGGACTATTCAATTAGATTTCCAAATGCCTGAAAAATTTGATTTGAACTATATCGGGGATGATAATCAGAAACACCGTCCAGTAATGCTACACAGAGTAGTGTATGGATCTATGGAGCGCTTTACTGCACTACTGATTGAACATTTCGCTGGTGCGTTACCGATTTGGTTATCGCCTGAGCAAGTTAGAATTATTCCGGTTTCATCTGTTCATAACGAATATGCGAAGCAGGTGGAGCAACAATTATTCGCGAAAGATATCCGTGTTACAACGGATGATCGTAATGAGAAACTAGGATTTAAGATTCGTGAAGGTCAAATGGAAAAGGTTCCATACATTTTAGTTGTAGGCGATAAAGAAGTGGAAAATGGCGGCGTGTCTGTTCGTTTCCGTGGAGATGATCTTGGTTTCCAAATGGTAAATGGCTTTTTAGATAAGGTATTACTTGAAGTCGTAGAGTATAAATAA
- the infC gene encoding translation initiation factor IF-3: MISKDLLINEGIKAREVRLIDAEGEQLGIVPLKEALQLATDRNLDLVNVAPTANPPVCKIMDYGKFHYEQTKKEKEARKNQKIISIKEVRLSTNIEENDFQTKLRSVRKFLEKGDKVKATIRFRGRQIAHSELGRDVLMKLYENVKDIATMERTPKMEGRSMLMILNPSNEK; this comes from the coding sequence ATTATTAGTAAAGATTTGTTAATCAATGAAGGTATTAAAGCAAGAGAAGTGCGTCTGATTGATGCAGAAGGTGAACAGTTAGGAATTGTTCCACTGAAGGAAGCGTTACAGCTTGCTACTGATCGAAATTTAGATTTGGTGAATGTTGCCCCTACGGCTAACCCACCAGTTTGCAAAATCATGGATTATGGTAAATTCCATTATGAGCAAACAAAGAAAGAAAAGGAAGCACGTAAGAACCAAAAGATTATCAGCATAAAAGAAGTGCGTCTAAGTACGAATATCGAAGAAAACGATTTTCAGACGAAATTACGCAGCGTACGCAAGTTTTTGGAAAAAGGCGATAAAGTGAAAGCTACCATACGTTTCCGTGGGCGCCAAATTGCTCACAGCGAACTAGGTAGAGATGTCTTAATGAAGTTATACGAAAACGTGAAAGACATTGCTACCATGGAAAGAACTCCAAAAATGGAAGGTCGCAGTATGTTGATGATTTTGAACCCATCAAACGAGAAATAG
- the pheT gene encoding phenylalanine--tRNA ligase subunit beta → MKVSYKWLNEWIDLSDITPEILADRLTNAGIEVDAIERLDKGVSNVVVGHVLEVVQHPDADKLRVCTVDVGETETLQIVCGAANVAPGQLVPVAKVGAVLPGDFKIKRSKLRGVESQGMICSGKELGLENKYIPKELQEGIYVFPEQYAVGTDVKTIFNLDDVVLELDLTPNRSDCLSIRGVAYEMGALFSRPVNVPAISLVESDNSIDGLMKLDVQDQELCPRYACRVIEDVKIAPSPMWLRNKLQAAGIRSINNIVDITNLILIEYGQPLHAFDYDKVIGKTIIVRRANEGEIIKTLDETERTLQSNMVVIADQQEAVAIAGVMGGFTSEVSDSTVNILLESAHFNPNSIRKTATSIGLRTEASVRFEKGTDPNIVIDAMNRAAMLIAELGGGRVAKGHIDSNADVSEGKEIIITADRINRRLGTDIAQADMVQYFERLHFTVTNRGEELLVKVPTRRRDITIADDLSEEVARLFGYKNIPTTLPIGQSTQGKLTIEQKGRRRVRETLLSASWDEAVSYSFINPVKVTELELLDEKYQQMIPLKMPMSEERSHLRTTMLPSMLELAAYNYSHKNDAVRLFELGKIFMPKELPLQQLPTEKVIIAGIAYGDATPNHWSHKPQAIDYYYVKGVVEFLVSQFGISLFDVTFQATDLPAMHAGQTASIQIGGKELGYIGQIHPKVQAQYDLPKTFYFELDYELMLELSSLKIQYQSLPRYPSIKRDLAIVVDKDKASFEIMKSVKQYAGALLVDLQLFDVYDGKGVGEGKKSLAFSLTFRNPEKTLTDEEIQQVTQKIISGVQQDWNAELRS, encoded by the coding sequence ATGAAGGTTTCATATAAATGGTTAAACGAGTGGATTGATTTATCAGATATCACACCAGAAATCCTTGCGGATCGTCTTACGAACGCTGGAATTGAAGTAGATGCGATAGAACGCTTAGATAAAGGTGTAAGTAATGTTGTTGTTGGGCACGTGTTAGAGGTTGTACAACATCCCGATGCAGATAAGCTACGAGTCTGTACAGTAGATGTAGGGGAAACGGAAACATTGCAAATTGTTTGCGGAGCAGCGAATGTTGCACCAGGTCAGTTAGTACCTGTTGCAAAGGTTGGAGCAGTGTTGCCAGGCGATTTCAAAATTAAACGTTCGAAATTACGTGGAGTCGAGTCCCAAGGAATGATTTGTTCTGGAAAAGAACTTGGTCTAGAGAACAAGTATATTCCGAAAGAACTACAAGAAGGAATCTACGTATTCCCAGAACAGTATGCTGTAGGGACAGACGTAAAGACAATTTTTAATTTAGATGATGTGGTGTTGGAATTAGATTTAACTCCTAATCGCTCGGATTGCTTGAGTATTCGCGGTGTAGCTTATGAGATGGGTGCGCTATTTAGTCGCCCTGTCAATGTACCCGCAATATCTTTAGTAGAAAGTGACAATTCCATCGATGGATTGATGAAACTTGATGTTCAAGATCAAGAATTATGTCCACGTTATGCATGTCGTGTGATTGAGGATGTAAAAATTGCACCATCACCGATGTGGCTTCGTAACAAGCTCCAAGCTGCAGGAATACGTTCGATTAATAACATTGTAGATATTACGAATTTAATCTTAATTGAGTATGGTCAACCGTTACACGCGTTTGACTATGATAAGGTAATTGGTAAGACTATTATTGTTCGTCGTGCGAATGAAGGAGAAATAATTAAAACTTTAGATGAAACTGAGCGCACATTACAATCCAATATGGTCGTGATTGCAGACCAGCAGGAAGCTGTTGCGATTGCAGGTGTAATGGGTGGATTTACATCGGAAGTATCCGATTCAACGGTCAATATATTATTGGAATCCGCTCACTTTAATCCAAACAGTATAAGAAAGACAGCGACTAGTATAGGGCTACGTACAGAAGCGAGTGTTCGTTTCGAAAAGGGTACCGATCCAAATATTGTCATTGATGCTATGAATCGAGCTGCCATGTTAATTGCTGAACTTGGTGGTGGCAGAGTTGCTAAAGGCCATATCGATTCCAATGCTGATGTGAGTGAGGGTAAGGAAATTATCATCACTGCTGACAGAATTAACCGTCGACTGGGTACAGATATAGCGCAGGCCGATATGGTACAGTACTTCGAAAGATTACATTTCACAGTTACAAACCGTGGTGAAGAGTTACTTGTGAAAGTTCCTACTCGTCGTCGCGATATTACGATTGCAGACGATTTATCGGAAGAGGTTGCTAGACTATTTGGCTACAAGAATATTCCGACTACGCTACCGATTGGTCAATCGACACAAGGAAAATTAACAATTGAGCAAAAAGGGAGAAGAAGGGTTCGAGAAACGTTGCTTTCTGCTTCTTGGGATGAGGCAGTTTCTTACTCGTTCATTAACCCTGTAAAAGTAACAGAACTTGAGTTACTTGATGAGAAATATCAGCAGATGATTCCACTAAAGATGCCAATGTCGGAAGAGCGTAGTCATTTACGTACGACGATGCTACCATCTATGTTAGAATTAGCCGCTTACAACTATAGTCATAAGAATGACGCGGTAAGATTATTCGAACTAGGTAAGATTTTCATGCCGAAGGAGCTACCATTGCAGCAGCTTCCTACGGAAAAGGTTATTATTGCTGGGATTGCTTATGGGGACGCCACACCAAATCATTGGTCGCATAAGCCGCAGGCAATTGATTACTACTATGTAAAAGGTGTCGTTGAGTTTCTCGTTAGCCAGTTTGGAATCTCGTTATTTGATGTGACATTCCAGGCGACTGACCTTCCAGCGATGCATGCTGGACAGACAGCCTCTATACAAATTGGTGGTAAAGAGTTAGGATACATTGGCCAGATACATCCGAAGGTTCAGGCACAATATGACCTGCCAAAAACTTTTTATTTTGAACTCGATTATGAGTTGATGCTGGAGCTTTCTAGCTTGAAAATTCAATATCAGTCACTACCACGTTACCCATCCATTAAGAGAGATTTAGCGATTGTAGTCGACAAAGATAAGGCATCATTTGAAATTATGAAATCAGTGAAACAGTATGCGGGAGCGCTATTGGTAGATCTGCAATTGTTTGATGTGTATGATGGAAAAGGTGTCGGAGAAGGAAAGAAGAGCCTAGCATTCTCATTGACTTTTAGAAATCCTGAGAAGACTTTGACGGATGAAGAGATACAACAAGTCACCCAAAAAATAATCTCTGGAGTTCAACAAGATTGGAATGCGGAACTACGTAGTTAG
- the nrdR gene encoding transcriptional regulator NrdR: MRCPFCESMRTRVLDSRPFNDGKQIRRRRECEQCSKRFTSYEIIEQKPIIVVKKDGSREEFDRQKLIRGLLRAGEKRNIPIVTWEDLVDTIEREIQNEMKSEIPSTEVGDRVLEKLKHIDVVAYIRFASVYREFENAAAFMEELKTLI, encoded by the coding sequence ATGCGTTGTCCGTTTTGTGAATCGATGCGTACTAGGGTGCTTGACTCAAGGCCCTTTAATGATGGAAAACAAATTCGGCGCCGTCGTGAGTGCGAGCAATGCAGTAAACGTTTTACAAGCTATGAAATTATTGAACAAAAGCCCATCATTGTCGTGAAAAAAGATGGAAGTAGAGAAGAGTTTGACCGCCAGAAATTAATCAGGGGATTACTTAGAGCTGGGGAAAAACGAAATATTCCTATTGTCACATGGGAAGATTTAGTGGATACAATCGAAAGAGAAATTCAAAATGAAATGAAAAGCGAGATTCCAAGCACTGAAGTAGGAGATCGAGTATTAGAGAAGCTGAAACATATAGACGTGGTAGCGTATATTCGTTTTGCATCGGTCTACCGTGAGTTTGAAAATGCTGCTGCTTTTATGGAAGAGCTCAAAACATTAATTTAA
- a CDS encoding CBS domain-containing protein, translating into MVSIAFFTTFRYHENYSRDRLNHGKRCNVMLLVRDFRNTPAVTVEPSATLKECLDIMEERKFRHLLITENGALRGIVVRKDIEAALRQPSRYPETPVDWIMSKDLVTVEDSATLLEALKLMEQYKYSGLPVVEGDVVKGMFTETDVVKALISILEKEQA; encoded by the coding sequence ATGGTTAGCATTGCATTCTTCACTACTTTTCGTTATCATGAAAACTATAGTAGAGATAGGTTAAATCATGGGAAGAGGTGCAATGTAATGTTGTTAGTAAGAGATTTTCGTAACACACCTGCAGTAACTGTAGAGCCGTCAGCTACATTAAAAGAATGCCTAGATATTATGGAAGAGAGAAAGTTCCGTCATTTATTAATCACCGAAAATGGAGCTCTCAGAGGAATTGTTGTTAGAAAAGATATAGAAGCAGCATTGCGTCAACCTTCTCGCTACCCTGAAACTCCCGTTGATTGGATAATGTCAAAAGATTTGGTAACAGTTGAAGATAGTGCTACACTATTAGAGGCTTTAAAGTTAATGGAGCAGTACAAATACAGTGGCTTACCCGTGGTTGAAGGAGATGTCGTAAAAGGTATGTTTACTGAGACTGATGTCGTTAAAGCATTGATTTCGATTTTGGAGAAAGAACAAGCATAA
- the pheS gene encoding phenylalanine--tRNA ligase subunit alpha: MRDKMMELKNATLEALEKLADQKDLQDLKVRILGKKGELTAILRNMGQLSAEERPLIGQIANEVRELLEEQISKKASEIVQKEQEKQLAKENIDVTLPGRPVITGSQHPLTLVAKEIEDIFLGLGYEVAEGPEVEKDYYNFEALNLPKNHPARDMQDSFYITEEFLMRTHTSPVQVRTMERMKSEVPVKIICPGRVYRRDDDDATHSHVFMQAEGLVIDKHIRMSDLKGTLLTFARQMFGEHQQIRLRPSFFPFTEPSAEVDVSCIICEGKGCRVCKQTGWLEILGSGMVHPKVLEMSGYDPEIYSGFAFGMGIERIAMLKYGIEDIRQFYMNDTRFLRQFQKKA; this comes from the coding sequence ATGCGCGATAAAATGATGGAGTTAAAGAATGCAACGTTAGAAGCATTAGAGAAGCTAGCTGACCAGAAAGATCTTCAAGACTTAAAAGTACGTATTCTAGGGAAAAAAGGCGAATTAACAGCTATTCTTCGTAATATGGGTCAGCTTTCTGCGGAAGAGCGTCCTCTGATTGGTCAGATTGCGAACGAAGTACGAGAGTTATTAGAAGAGCAAATTTCAAAAAAAGCATCTGAAATTGTTCAAAAAGAGCAAGAAAAGCAGTTAGCAAAAGAAAATATTGACGTAACGTTGCCAGGCAGACCTGTGATCACAGGAAGTCAACATCCGTTGACGCTAGTGGCGAAGGAAATTGAAGATATTTTCCTAGGGTTAGGGTATGAAGTAGCTGAAGGTCCTGAGGTTGAAAAAGATTATTATAACTTTGAAGCTCTAAACCTGCCGAAAAATCATCCGGCTCGGGACATGCAAGACTCTTTCTATATTACTGAGGAATTCCTGATGCGAACGCATACTTCTCCAGTTCAAGTGCGCACGATGGAACGCATGAAATCAGAAGTACCTGTAAAAATCATATGTCCTGGTAGAGTGTATCGCCGTGACGATGATGATGCTACACACTCGCATGTGTTTATGCAAGCGGAAGGTCTTGTGATCGATAAGCATATTCGAATGAGCGATTTAAAAGGTACACTTTTAACATTTGCTAGACAAATGTTTGGAGAGCACCAACAGATTCGTCTGCGTCCAAGTTTCTTCCCTTTCACAGAACCAAGTGCAGAAGTCGATGTATCCTGTATCATTTGTGAAGGTAAAGGATGCCGTGTTTGTAAACAAACAGGCTGGCTTGAGATCTTAGGTTCAGGTATGGTACATCCGAAGGTTTTAGAAATGTCAGGATATGATCCTGAAATCTATAGCGGTTTTGCTTTTGGGATGGGCATTGAAAGAATTGCGATGCTGAAATATGGCATTGAGGACATCCGTCAATTCTATATGAATGACACTCGTTTCTTACGTCAATTTCAGAAAAAGGCTTAG
- a CDS encoding TrmH family RNA methyltransferase → MSEYPVIQSQDNAKIKKLKKLHQKKYREEFGAFIIDGEKLLEEALCNNLQSQKYSVKEIYISESFVFERLNEDMIGDKPVYQVEDKLFSQISTVKSPKGCLAVVEKHESMQGYDWILNSDQAAQLIIILDQVQDPGNVGTIIRIADAVGAKAVILGAGCADPYNEKTIRAAMGSIFHVPVIEEDLHTAIQQLKEVGFHFIGADIVGDSYDTIDTLPEKVALVMGSEGNGISEEIRSLIDSFITIPMPGKAESLNVSVATGIIAFDLIRRWGLAKA, encoded by the coding sequence ATGAGCGAGTACCCAGTAATACAATCACAAGATAACGCAAAAATTAAAAAACTTAAAAAGCTACATCAAAAGAAATACAGAGAAGAATTCGGTGCATTTATTATCGATGGAGAAAAGCTCCTAGAGGAAGCATTGTGTAACAATTTACAGTCGCAGAAGTATTCTGTAAAAGAGATATACATCAGCGAGTCATTTGTCTTTGAAAGGCTCAATGAAGATATGATTGGCGACAAACCTGTATATCAAGTAGAGGATAAGTTATTTTCTCAAATATCGACTGTCAAATCGCCTAAGGGGTGCCTTGCAGTTGTAGAGAAACACGAATCAATGCAAGGGTATGATTGGATACTTAATAGTGATCAAGCTGCGCAATTAATCATCATACTCGATCAAGTGCAAGATCCAGGAAATGTTGGTACAATAATTCGCATTGCCGATGCGGTGGGAGCTAAGGCTGTGATATTAGGTGCTGGTTGTGCGGACCCATACAATGAAAAGACAATTCGAGCAGCAATGGGTAGTATCTTTCATGTACCTGTTATCGAAGAGGATTTACATACTGCTATTCAACAACTCAAGGAAGTGGGTTTTCACTTTATTGGTGCCGACATTGTAGGGGATTCATATGATACTATTGATACGCTTCCCGAAAAGGTTGCTTTAGTTATGGGTAGCGAAGGGAATGGGATTTCAGAAGAGATTCGATCATTGATCGATTCGTTTATTACCATCCCGATGCCTGGGAAGGCAGAATCCTTGAACGTATCGGTAGCTACTGGAATTATAGCATTTGATCTCATTCGGCGATGGGGACTTGCAAAAGCGTGA
- a CDS encoding potassium channel family protein codes for MSLKQFAVLGLGRFGSSIAKTLYDMGHEVLAIDNSEEKVQAIANMVTQAVQADSTDEKSLKALGIRNFPCVVIAIGQDIQASIMATLIVKEMGVEHIVVKAQNPLHGKVLEKIGAHRIVYPERDMGYRVAHNLLSPNILDYIELSPDYSILEFVATSSMIGKTIKDLNIRAEFGINIMAIKSEKDAINVAPRAEDLIHEDDVLVVVGHNDDLREFEGKMAE; via the coding sequence ATTTCATTGAAACAATTTGCAGTCCTTGGTCTAGGACGATTTGGCAGTAGTATAGCAAAAACTTTATATGATATGGGTCATGAAGTACTTGCAATTGATAATAGCGAAGAGAAAGTGCAAGCAATTGCTAACATGGTAACACAAGCCGTTCAGGCAGATTCAACGGATGAGAAATCTTTAAAGGCGTTGGGGATTCGTAACTTTCCGTGTGTAGTAATTGCCATTGGGCAAGATATTCAAGCAAGTATCATGGCAACATTGATTGTGAAGGAAATGGGTGTTGAGCACATTGTTGTGAAGGCCCAAAACCCATTACATGGGAAAGTACTCGAAAAGATTGGCGCCCATCGTATCGTATATCCTGAGCGTGATATGGGATATCGTGTTGCCCATAACTTACTATCGCCTAATATTCTAGACTATATCGAACTGTCGCCAGATTATAGTATTCTGGAGTTTGTTGCTACGAGTTCGATGATTGGGAAAACGATTAAAGATCTGAATATTCGTGCTGAATTTGGAATTAATATTATGGCAATTAAGTCAGAAAAGGACGCTATCAATGTTGCCCCAAGGGCTGAGGATCTTATACACGAAGATGATGTGTTAGTAGTCGTTGGTCATAATGATGATTTGCGTGAGTTTGAAGGAAAAATGGCTGAATGA